The Thalassotalea piscium sequence TCAAAATGAAGTTGAACAATCAAAATATAATTTCGAACATGCTGATGTTGATGCACTATTTACTCAATTTGACCAATGCGAAAAAGACAGTGAAAAGCTAATAGCAGCTGGACTAGCACTACCTGCTTACGAACAAGTTATGAAAGCATCTCATGCCTTTAATCTATTAGATGCGCGCCATGCAATATCAGTGACCGAAAGACAACGCTATATTTTAAGAGTTAGAGCACTTTCAAAAGCCTGTGCTCAGGAATATTACAATACTAGAGAACAGTTAGGGTTTCCGCTGTGTAAACAAGAAGCGGCAGGGGAATAATAATGTTAAAAGAAACATTACTGATTGAGTTAGGTACAGAAGAACTACCTCCGAAGTCATTGAAAAAATTAGCAATAACCTTCTATCAACAAATACAGCAGCAACTTGATGAGTCTGGATTAGTTTATGGCGATATTAAATGGTTTGCTACACCAAGACGTTTGGCGGTAAAAGTAGACAAATTGTTGGGTAAACAACAAGATAAAGAAATTGAAAAACGCGGACCAGCAACCAATGTTGCCTTTGACGCAGATGGAAATCCAAGTAAAGCGGCAATGGGTTGGGCAAAGTCTAATGGAATAACCATTGAACAGGCAGAGCGCTTAACAACAGATAAAGGTGAATGGCTTTTACATAAAGCTTTACAACCTGGTAAAACTATACATGAATTACTTCCAAAAATGGTGAGTAATGCATTGAGTAAACTACCAATACCAAAACCGATGCGTTGGGGCAGTGGCAGGACACAATTTATCAGGCCAGTGCATACGCTAACGCTATTGTACGGCAATGAGATTATTGCAGCTAACATATTGAATGTTGAGGCTAGTAATGTTGTTACAGGTCATCGCTTTCATCATGAAGGGTTAATTAAGTTAGAAACCGCAGATAGTTATGAAAGAGTATTAAATGAAGCCTACGTACAGGTAGATTACCAAGCAAGACAAAAGTTGATAGTAGGTGAAATAAAGAAAGCTGCACAACAATTGCAAGGGCATGCATTAATTGATAATGAATTGTTAGAGGAAGTTACCTCGTTAGTAGAGTGGCCAGTAGTATTAATAGGAAGCTTTGATAAAGCCTTTTTAGAAGTACCAGCAGAACCGTTAATATACTCAATGAAAGACCATCAAAAATACTTTCCAGTGAGTGATAAAAAAGGTAATTTGTTGAATCAATTTATTTTTGTTACCAATATAGAAAGCAAAGCACCTGAGCAAGTGATATCTGGCAATGAAAGAGTAATACGACCTCGCCTAGCTGATGCTGAGTTCTTTTACAAAACAGATAAAAAATACGCGCTTGAATCTAGGTTGAAAAGCTTAGAGTCTGTTTTGTTTCAAAAACAATTAGGTACTGTTAAAGCAAAGTCTGAACGGATAGCGTCTATCAGTAAACATGTAGCAGGTTTACTTAACGAAAACCAGGAACAAGCTTATAGAGCAGGCTTGTTGAGTAAAACAGATCTGATGACAGATATGGTGCAAGAATTTCCACAAGTTCAAGGAACGATGGGAAAATACTATGCTGAACATGATGGTGAAGATAGTGAAGTTGCGCAAGCCTTAGAAGACCAATATCGCCCAAGGTTTTCAGGCGATGTTTTGCCACAAGCAAATATTGGCTGTGCTGTAGCTGTAGCAGATAAAATTGACACGTTAGTGGGAATATTTGGAATCAATCAACCTCCAAAGGGGGATAAAGATCCATTTGCATTAAGAAGAGCTGCAATTGGCTTAATTCGAATTATTATTGAAAAAGAACTGGATTTAGATATTGCTGATTTAGTGTCTAAAAGCATTGAGTTGTATGGTGATAAGCTAAGTAATGATAATACCAAAGAGCAAGTATTAAACTTTGTTTTAGGACGTTATAAGTCACATTATCAAGAACAGAGCATATCAATTGATGTAATTCAAGCGGTACTAGACAATGCACCAACTGAACCTTTAGACTTTGACAAGCGGATAAGAGCGGTTACACACTTTAAAACATTACCCGCTGCAGAGGCTTTAGCGGCAGCAAATAAAAGGGTGGGTAATATTCTTGCAAAGTTTGATGGAGTATTAGCAGACTCGTTTGATATCAATTTAGTTGAAGATTCAGCAGAAAGTGACCTAGCAAATGTTTATAGTCGTTTAAGTGAAAAACTATTACCAATGATGAAAACGAAAAACTATCAAGATG is a genomic window containing:
- the glyS gene encoding glycine--tRNA ligase subunit beta, yielding MLKETLLIELGTEELPPKSLKKLAITFYQQIQQQLDESGLVYGDIKWFATPRRLAVKVDKLLGKQQDKEIEKRGPATNVAFDADGNPSKAAMGWAKSNGITIEQAERLTTDKGEWLLHKALQPGKTIHELLPKMVSNALSKLPIPKPMRWGSGRTQFIRPVHTLTLLYGNEIIAANILNVEASNVVTGHRFHHEGLIKLETADSYERVLNEAYVQVDYQARQKLIVGEIKKAAQQLQGHALIDNELLEEVTSLVEWPVVLIGSFDKAFLEVPAEPLIYSMKDHQKYFPVSDKKGNLLNQFIFVTNIESKAPEQVISGNERVIRPRLADAEFFYKTDKKYALESRLKSLESVLFQKQLGTVKAKSERIASISKHVAGLLNENQEQAYRAGLLSKTDLMTDMVQEFPQVQGTMGKYYAEHDGEDSEVAQALEDQYRPRFSGDVLPQANIGCAVAVADKIDTLVGIFGINQPPKGDKDPFALRRAAIGLIRIIIEKELDLDIADLVSKSIELYGDKLSNDNTKEQVLNFVLGRYKSHYQEQSISIDVIQAVLDNAPTEPLDFDKRIRAVTHFKTLPAAEALAAANKRVGNILAKFDGVLADSFDINLVEDSAESDLANVYSRLSEKLLPMMKTKNYQDALTALAEIKQPIDLFFDKVMVMADDEKVKINRLTLLNQIRNSFLAIADISVLQS